In one Plasmodium vivax chromosome 4, whole genome shotgun sequence genomic region, the following are encoded:
- a CDS encoding variable surface protein Vir22/24-related (encoded by transcript PVX_003495A), whose protein sequence is MNSWYDDNGSTSNCEKCDAKSKEYRPICCAIQQITSNWSTLLDCHKTYDTVDDNKFCDYLIHWLYGKLSNIEINVINLYELYRDVNTLLKSKCFKNEQFEKSYKTYVRTHDMQILKDKKDLYDFLEYYTDIKTVLGKKGANINFKYCKYIEHMFDLFKYMKNNNIKEVYDKEIEQFEKIFNDRNNELSLLKSFCTEKDFNFNLTTENKITHILKRNKSIYYEKGEPESCLKNETSVDNIPERKHKYETVLKDLPAYQIYEKLNNTVDKDKYCIDCKKLKELESNYPGIYQFCKKLARNLRTNLSDIKSLEKNVNDRCLYLIYWTYEEIKNIYKGNKKRIYEIPFFHEIFKVAHDINYQLTGNDILDKSEDIHNKFKEKFKSTRDKLKSKHANKPYESYIDELNNESKERFYNNYEFTNYKPCFYYFDCNLDECGEMRDLFDYFKNYDSIKSKDSTTGNDDQIYCEYISHINTLYGKYIEQCCSCYHNSNECTDECPHYFKCDQKYNPDKLYSKLKCKDEIPRKFFKKVGLPAPIDHYAQYIKNRKYEERHVSKTNAARPTTLENERNSTSAPSISVDTDSVEEYDPFYTIVLGVLTLLGMSMIFFIFCKVSTDITLHCKICTFIIYCEEIIAIIR, encoded by the exons ATGAATTCATGGTATGATGATAATGGTAGTACGAGTAATTGTGAAAAGTGCGATGCGAAAAGCAAGGAGTATCGTCCTATTTGTTGCGCCATTCAACAGATTACATCAAACTGGTCTACACTTCTAGATTGTCATAAAACATATGATACTGTTGATGATAATAAATTCTGTGATTATTTGATACATTGGCTATATGGAAAGTTATCAAACATTGAAATCAATGTTATAAATCTTTATGAATTATACAGGGATGTGAACACACTTTTAAAGagtaaatgttttaaaaatgagcaatttgaaaaatcatACAAGACATATGTAAGAACACATGATATGCAAATTctaaaagataaaaaagatttataCGACTTTTTGGAATATTATACAGATATAAAAACTGTACTTGGGAAAAAAGGTGCtaacataaattttaaatattgcAAATATATTGAACATATGTTTGATTTattcaaatatatgaaaaacaATAATATCAAAGAAGTGTATGATAAAGAAATagaacaatttgaaaaaatatttaatgatagaaataatgaattatCGCTTTTAAAATCTTTTTGCACTGAAAAGGATTTCAATTTTAACTTAAcaacagaaaataaaattacgcacatattaaaaaggaacaaatctatatattatgaaaaaggggaacccgaatcatgtttaaaaaatgaaacatctGTTGATAATATTCCTGaaagaaaacataaatat GAAACTGTCTTAAAAGATTTACCAGCTTatcaaatatatgaaaaattgaataatACCGTTGATAAAGATAAATACTGTATtgattgcaaaaaattaaaagaattagaAAGCAATTACCCAGGGATTTAtcagttttgcaaaaagttaGCAAGAAATCTAAGAACAAATTTATCTGATATTAAATctcttgaaaaaaatgtaaatgatCGCTGcctatatttaatttattggacttatgaagaaataaaaaatatatataaaggcaataaaaaaagaatatatgaaatacctttttttcacGAAATTTTTAAGGTAGCTCATGATATCAATTATCAATTAACAGGAAATGACATTCTCGATAAATCTGAAGATATACATAATAAGTTTAAGGAGAAATTTAAATCAACACGAGATAAGCTTAAAAGTAAACATGCAAATAAACCATATGAATCATATATTGACGAGTTGAATAATGAATCGAAAGAAAGGTTTTACaataattatgaatttaCTAATTATAAGCcatgtttttattattttgattgTAATTTAGATGAATGTGGAGAAATGAGAGATTTgtttgattattttaaaaattatgatagcATTAAAAGTAAAGATTCTACTACTGGTAATGATGATCAAATATATTGTGAATATATTtcacatataaatacattatatGGTAAGTATATAGAACAATGTTGTTCTTGTTATCATAATTCTAATGAGTGCACAGATGAATGTCCACATTACTTTAAATGCGATCAAAAGTATAACCCTGATAAACTCTATTCCAAATTAAAGTGCAAGGATGAAATACCCcgtaaatttttcaaaaaagtagGGTTACCTGCACCCATTGATCATTATGCgcaatatataaaaaatagaaaatatgaagagCGACATGTATCTAAAACTAATGCTGCTAGGCCTACTACATTGGAAAACGAAAGGAATAGTACTTCTGCACCTTCCATTTCGGTGGACACGGATAGTGTGGAAGAATATGACCCTTTCTACACTATCGTATTAGGGGTGCTCACTCTACTGGGAATGTccatgattttttttattttttgtaaagtaAGCACAGATATAACGCTGCATTGTAAAATTTGTAcgtttattatttattgtgAAGAAATAATTGCAATTATAAGATGA